The sequence CAAGGACATACCGGCGGCTGAATTGCCGGAACTGCCGCGCAAAGTGGAGGAGGTCATCTCCGCAGGCGACGTGGTGGTGCAGCCACTGTTCAAGACGACGATATCCGACGACCGGGGGGACGAACCGCTGTACTGCGGTTATCCAGCCTCCGACCTTATCGAAAAGGGTTACGACATCACGCATATCATCGGGCTTTTGTGGAACAAAAAACTTGTTTCCGACAAGGAGGCCGAGGTCATCAAGCGCATCCTGATGCTGGCGGCGGACCACGGTCCGTGCGTTTCCGGCGCTTTCGCAACGATCTTGGCGGCATGCGCCGGGATCGGGCTCTCCCAGTCTGTGGCGGCGGGGCTTATCATGATCGGCCCCAGGTTTGGCGGCGCCGTGACGGACGCGGCGAAGTATTTCCGCTTCGGGCTTCGCAACTATCCGAACGACATCCCCGGCTTCCTGGCGCACATGAAAAAGGAAGTTGGCCCGGTGCCGGGCATCGGCCACCGCGTCAAGTCGCTCAAGAATCCGGACAAGCGTGTCGAAGTGCTAAAAAAGACTGTGCGAGACCTTGCTCTTCGCACTCCGACGCTCGATTACGCGCTGGCAGTGGAGGCTATCACCACCACGAAGAAGGACAATCTGATCCTCAACGTGGACGGGTGCATGGCCTGCGTGCTGGTGGACCTCGGGTTTCCGGAAGAGTCGCTAAACGGCTTCTTCATCCTGGCGCGCACCATCGGCATGATCGGGCATTGGACCGACCAGAAACGCGAGGGTGGCAAGCTTATCAGGTTGTACAACTACCTGGTCAACTTCGCAGTCCCACGCCGCAAGGAAGTGCCGGACAGGAAGTAGACTCCGGATCAGGCCAAAGTTTATCCAGGCCCCTCCCAATCCGGGAGGGGCTTTTTATTTTCAACGAATCAATAATATCTCAATTTGAGACAAGTTGAGATATTATTGAGATATACATGTCTTGGGGTTACAAGGCCAATAACAAACTAAATCCAAATACAAATTACCCATATCTCATATTGACACTCGTTGAGATATATTTGAGATGTTCTCTAATATATTGATCTGGTTTTAATTACTCGTAGATTTGAAAGCAATTACCACTATATCGCAATATATAAATTATTGAGATATACCTCCCCATATGATATTGTATATTTATCTCAATAAACTGCGAATTGAGATACGCACACTCGTTGGAGATTAATTATGAAATTGCCTCTTACCCCTCCCTCCTTTGAATTGCTATTTAATGACGCCATGGAGCAAGGCGCCGATCATATGATGAGAATCCTTCAATATTCCAAGATGACAGACTTGTATGGCAAGTATCGCCACTGGGACACTTTGCGGCACCTTCCGCCTCCGGAAGGTTTTTCTCTCAACGGCTGGTGGCTTGGAATGAAATGGACCAGAAAAACCCGCTACAAAACCTTGCCGCTTGCCGATAAAAACAATGTTCCTTTTGTGATTGCCGATCCCGATATGATCCTGCGAGACCTTCACTTGATCGATCAACGCGCCGCAGGGAACCTCGCCGGCGACGGTGAAATTATAAATGACGAGTTTCAAAGTGTGTTTCTCGTAAAATCCCTTGTCAACGAAGCGATAAACTCCAGCCAGTTGGAAGGAGCGGCCACCACCCGCAAGATCGCCAAGGAAATGCTAAGCCATGGCCGCGCTCCCAGAGACAAATCCGAACAAATGATTTTCAACAACTACAAGGCCATGCAATTTATCCGTGAGCGGAAAGGGGACGCGCTGACACCCGATTTGATTTTCACGTTGCATCGCATGTTGACTGAAAAAACTCTGGACAATCCGGAAGACGCGGGACGATTAAGGAAAGATTCCGACAAAATAGTCGTTTCAGACGGAAGAGACGGCGAGTTGCTCCATAATCCACCCGCAGCCCATGAACTTCCCGGAAGAATAGACCGCTTATGTAATTTTGCAAACATGGATTCAATCGAATATTTTATCCATCCGCTCGTCAAGGCGATAATTCTTCATTTCACGATAGGCTATGACCATCCTTTTGTTGACGGCAATGGTCGCCTGGCAAGGGCTATCTTCTATTGGTATGTCATTTCAAAGGGTTACTGGCTAATGGAGTATATTTCAATTTCGCGCATTATAAAAATGGCCCCGGCCAAATACGCCAGAGCGTTCCTGTATTCGGAAACCGATGACAACGACCTGACATATTTCGCTGTCCATCAATTGAACGTTATCAAGAAGGCGATCAGATTATTGAACGAATATATTGCCCGGCAAAGGAAAGAAATATCAGGCGCGGAAGACTTGCTAAAGACAAATCCCCAATTGGCGGGAAGGTTGAACTACAGGCAGCTTTCCATAATAAGGCACGCCCTCAGACACCCGGGTTATGTTTATGACATACGGGAACATCAACGCTATCAGGGAGTATCTTACAATTCCGCCCGCACTGACCTTCATGATCTGGCGGATAAATTCAATATTTTCAAGAAGGTGAAAATCGGGAAAACATACAGGTTCCGCGCGCCGATGGATATTAAAGAAAATCTCTCAAAAGCAGGGTGAGCCTGCGGTGGATCGCCAAATAATACATGTTTGAATTTTCCCGCCGTTTGACAAATCGGAAGACTGGTCCTATTTTAAACTTAGGGGGACAGGATTGACGGCCCGAATACCGGCGTTCAAGCCAAGAGGTCTTGATGAGGCGAGCCGGTGAGGAGAATACAGAGGAACAAAAGCCGAGAATCCCTCCCCTGTTTTAGAGGCGTCTGGACGGGTATCATGGTCCGGCCCCGGTTGGGGCGCCTGAATTTGGGCAAAACGAGCATTGATAAAATTAACGTCCAGACGCCTCGCTTTTCTTTTTTAGTAAGTTATCCCGCAAAACATCGGCGCCGGCCGTCACGCCGCCGTTACCGTTATATAAGCTTCGTCAAAGTCTGTTCCGTCATCCACCACAAGCCGCACCGTGTATGTTCCGGCCACGTCAGTATATAAATACGGGAATTTCTCATGGATATTGGTAAGGCGCGCCGCCGTGCTGGTGGAAGGAGCGCTCACCAGGTACCATGAATATGTGATGTCGTCGCCGTCCGCGTCGTAGCTTAAGGACCCGTCAAGGACTGCGGTCTCCGTTATCACCGCCGTGGCCGTAGTGGCGAGTATCACCACCGGAGGATGGTTCACTCCGCCGGAGCCCACGCCGCTTACCTGCGCGCTTTGTATCTGGCTGGCGCTGGCCGAGGCATTGGTCACCTGCAATGACACCTGGTAATATCCCCCCTTGTCCACCGTGAAAGAAGTGATTGCCGAAGTTGCGCTGGCCAGCGCGGCCACGCTCCCCGTGGGGGCCACAAGGGTCCATGCGTAGGTGAGCGTGGAGCCCTGCGGATCATAGCTGTACGATCCGTCAACGGTTACCGGCGATCCAAGCTCCACCGATTCGGCGGACACGGCAAAAACGGCCACAGGAGTTTTGCTCGCCACGGGTGGGTTGAGCGTTTCATTCACCTTGCTGGTTATCGCGTTGTCCACACCGCATCCCGCCAGCGCAGCCAGGCCCAGGGTCCACAATAGCCCCCACAACCTCGGCTTTTTCAAATCCACCATCTCCTTCATCGGAATCCTCCGCATGTGACTATCATATATGACTTTCATGCCATAAAGCCTCCCCGAAGCTTTTCATCGGCCAATTTGACCGCGGCCTTGAATGTTTTCGCCGTTTTTTCCAGCCATAAGGCCGCCTTTACCGCCTGCGAGGCGAGGTTTTCAGGATCGTCCCCTTCGAAATTTTCCACTCGCCGCCTGTAGACCATAGCCAATGGGGACACCTGAACGTGCGTGGCGGCAAGGGTGGCTATCCGCCCGTCCAGCCGCTCGATAAGGTCTGCCGCCGCCTTCAACGCCCCCCCGCCGGACGCATTTTTCATCGAACGGGCCGCCTCCGAGGTCTCTTTGGCCAGCGTTGAGAGCTCGTCGGCCCCCTCCATCGCCCTGCCGGTCCACGCCGCCATATCTTCCGCCGGAGGCGCGGTGAACCTTTCCGCCAGGCGGTCAATCTCCCCGCCGAACATCTCCGGAAAAAACCGGATTTCACCGGGCGTCTCCCATTTGTCCAACGCCATGGCAAAAAGGGGGCGATAAAGGTAAGCAAAAATATCTTCTTTGCCAAGCGGGGGGAGCCGGAGAGGGACGAACTCGATCCCGCCGTCGCCGTGGAAACCACTTTTGTACAGGTGAACATGCTTAAAGAGGCCTGGGCCGGCCAATGGCGCCGGGTCCTTTTTCAAAATGCTTTCAGACGCCGCGATGACGTCTTGCGGGGTGATCCGGGACAGGCACGAATAATGGTCGCAAACGGTCTGGTGGGTGCATGGGGCGCACGAAATGTCCGCCTGGAGCACCAGCGCATCGGCGCAATACGGCCCGGTCTCCTCGCACCTTGCGTGGACAAAGAAAAGGGCGACGATCGGCGTCCCCAGCGCGGCGGCGATGTGCATGGTGCCGGTGTCGTTGGTCACCAGCAGATCAAGATTCTTGACCCACCCCGCCAGGCCCGCCAGATCGGTCTTGCCGATTATGTTCACCGCCGGGGCCGTCATGGCCGCCTCCACCTGATCCCCCAGCTTTTTCTCGGAAGCCGCGCCGAAAAGGATGATTTTCGCCCCCATGCTCTTCGCCAGGTGGTCCCCCACCATGGCGAAACTTTGCGGGCTCCACCGCCTGTCCTCCCTGCTGGCTCCGGCCTGCAGCCCCACCACCATATCGTCCGGCCCGATCCCCATCTGTTCCATGTTCCTGCGCGCCGCCTGCCGCGCCGAATCATCCAGTTTCAAGTCCAGCCTGGTGTGGGGCGAGGGGGCGACTCCTGCCCCGCGCATGTACATGTCCACCAGGTTGAACCGGTTATATTTGCGGTACCCGAGGAACGAGGTGAAATAGACGAGCCAAGGATCGCGGAT comes from Nitrospinota bacterium and encodes:
- a CDS encoding Fic family protein, whose protein sequence is MKLPLTPPSFELLFNDAMEQGADHMMRILQYSKMTDLYGKYRHWDTLRHLPPPEGFSLNGWWLGMKWTRKTRYKTLPLADKNNVPFVIADPDMILRDLHLIDQRAAGNLAGDGEIINDEFQSVFLVKSLVNEAINSSQLEGAATTRKIAKEMLSHGRAPRDKSEQMIFNNYKAMQFIRERKGDALTPDLIFTLHRMLTEKTLDNPEDAGRLRKDSDKIVVSDGRDGELLHNPPAAHELPGRIDRLCNFANMDSIEYFIHPLVKAIILHFTIGYDHPFVDGNGRLARAIFYWYVISKGYWLMEYISISRIIKMAPAKYARAFLYSETDDNDLTYFAVHQLNVIKKAIRLLNEYIARQRKEISGAEDLLKTNPQLAGRLNYRQLSIIRHALRHPGYVYDIREHQRYQGVSYNSARTDLHDLADKFNIFKKVKIGKTYRFRAPMDIKENLSKAG
- a CDS encoding PKD domain-containing protein; this translates as MKVIYDSHMRRIPMKEMVDLKKPRLWGLLWTLGLAALAGCGVDNAITSKVNETLNPPVASKTPVAVFAVSAESVELGSPVTVDGSYSYDPQGSTLTYAWTLVAPTGSVAALASATSAITSFTVDKGGYYQVSLQVTNASASASQIQSAQVSGVGSGGVNHPPVVILATTATAVITETAVLDGSLSYDADGDDITYSWYLVSAPSTSTAARLTNIHEKFPYLYTDVAGTYTVRLVVDDGTDFDEAYITVTAA
- a CDS encoding glycosyltransferase family 9 protein, whose amino-acid sequence is MGANILILNLTRMGDLIQTTPLVRGLRQAEPDSRITMLANAKFAGILKFVEGIDEIVTFDVARFGSMGGKEEADVLEVYGYLDRLCVELNQRRFDRIINLSHSKLSAVLSLLISAPDVRGFLSTPRGERLIRDPWLVYFTSFLGYRKYNRFNLVDMYMRGAGVAPSPHTRLDLKLDDSARQAARRNMEQMGIGPDDMVVGLQAGASREDRRWSPQSFAMVGDHLAKSMGAKIILFGAASEKKLGDQVEAAMTAPAVNIIGKTDLAGLAGWVKNLDLLVTNDTGTMHIAAALGTPIVALFFVHARCEETGPYCADALVLQADISCAPCTHQTVCDHYSCLSRITPQDVIAASESILKKDPAPLAGPGLFKHVHLYKSGFHGDGGIEFVPLRLPPLGKEDIFAYLYRPLFAMALDKWETPGEIRFFPEMFGGEIDRLAERFTAPPAEDMAAWTGRAMEGADELSTLAKETSEAARSMKNASGGGALKAAADLIERLDGRIATLAATHVQVSPLAMVYRRRVENFEGDDPENLASQAVKAALWLEKTAKTFKAAVKLADEKLRGGFMA